One segment of Leptodactylus fuscus isolate aLepFus1 chromosome 7, aLepFus1.hap2, whole genome shotgun sequence DNA contains the following:
- the LOC142212990 gene encoding hepatocyte nuclear factor 6-like gives MNVQLGLETSEDISGSGQELMHNQNRTLHPPVPRSSLVSSMTSVLDGSDYHRSEHHLATSLHPGLGFGGDSPPASANSYTTLTPLQPLHDKFHHHQHHQCVPVGNVIGSFTLMREDRGLGPPSNFYSHYPKDISMGQGLSSLPSPNLTSMHSYGHHSGHLSNEKVVSGNGFDAHHHSMFSRIDQHFSRELSPPPSSGVGSPNNMHQHHYVHHRAEINCRQNPPMPTQSTISGQLEEINTKDVAQRIIAELKRYSIPQAIFAERVLCRSQGTLSDLLRNPKPWSKLKSGRETFKRMWRWLQEPEFQRMAALRLEACKRKEQEQTKAERNHVPKRHRLVFTDIQRRTLHAIFHENQRPSKELQITIAQQLGLELSTVSNFFMNARRRSLDKWMDEGHGRPPSSSSVLSSKGGSAIACTKA, from the exons ATGAATGTCCAGTTGGGTTTGGAGACCAGTGAAGACATTTCCGGCTCAGGCCAAGAGCTTATGCACAATCAGAATAGGACTTTACATCCACCTGTTCCCAGATCTTCATTGGTTTCCAGTATGACTTCCGTTCTGGATGGAAGTGACTATCACCGCTCAGAGCATCATCTGGCTACCTCCCTCCATCCTGGACTGGGATTTGGGGGTGATTCGCCTCCAGCATCTGCTAATAGTTACACCACCTTGACGCCGCTCCAACCACTTCATGACAAGTTCCATCATCACCAGCACCATCAATGTGTCCCGGTTGGGAATGTGATTGGAAGTTTTACTCTCATGAGAGAGGACCGAGGCCTTGGCCCACCTAGTAACTTTTACAGTCACTATCCCAAAGATATAAGCATGGGACAGGGCCTTTCCTCCTTGCCAAGTCCTAACCTGACGAGCATGCACAGTTACGGCCATCATTCTGGACACTTGTCTAATGAGAAGGTGGTATCTGGCAATGGTTTTGATGCCCACCACCATAGCATGTTTAGCAGAATAGACCAGCACTTTTCCAGAGAGTTATCCCCACCTCCATCTTCTGGAGTGGGGTCACCCAACAATATGCACCAACATCACTATGTGCACCACAGAGCTGAGATAAACTGCAGGCAAAACCCACCCATGCCAACCCAAAGCACTATTTCCGGCCAACTGGAAGAGATTAATACCAAAGATGTTGCCCAAAGAATCATTGCAGAACTAAAAAGATACAGCATCCCTCAAGCTATTTTTGCTGAAAGAGTCTTGTGTAGGTCACAGGGAACTCTCTCAGACCTTCTAAGAAACCCCAAACCCTGGAGCAAGCTAAAATCCGGAAGAGAGACCTTCAAGAGGATGTGGCGGTGGCTTCAGGAGCCCGAGTTCCAGAGAATGGCAGCTTTAAGGTTAGAAG CCTGCAAAAGGAAAGAGCAAGAGCAAACCAAAGCCGAAAGAAATCACGTACCTAAGAGGCACCGCCTGGTCTTCACCGATATCCAGCGGCGCACGCTACATGCCATTTTCCACGAGAACCAGAGGCCCTCCAAAGAATTGCAGATCACCATCGCCCAACAGCTTGGCCTTGAGCTGTCCACTGTCAGCAACTTCTTCATGAATGCTCGCAGGAGAAGCTTGGACAAGTGGATGGATGAAGGTCATGGGCGTCCTCCATCCTCTTCCAGCGTTTTATCGTCCAAAGGTGGCTCAGCCATTGCTTGCACCAAAGCATGA